In one Methanobrevibacter arboriphilus genomic region, the following are encoded:
- the tgtA gene encoding tRNA guanosine(15) transglycosylase TgtA translates to MFEIKYKDSRGRVGLLKTKHGTVKTPALMPVIHPKKQKIDVKKFDTEIVITNAYLVYKDEELREKALSEGIHKLINFDGPVMTDSGSFQLSVYGDVDISNKEVIEFQEAIKTDIGTSLDIPTAPYETIEKTKEDLKITLERAKEAVEYKEAKNMEMLLNSVVQGSTYPELRSYCADELSKLNADLYPIGAVVPLMENYKYRDLVDVVMSSVSHLPDSTPRHLMGAGHPMLFALAVAMGCDLFDSAAYILYAEDDRFLTTRGTYKLENLQEMPCSCEICNNYTPDDLRAMEKEERTKLIAEHNLNVSFAELRVVRQAIIDGDLMELVEERCRVHPMLLDACRQLDKYTDDLEIYDPRIKKSAFFYTGSESLRRPEVTRHLNKLKNMDKKRDLVILPKSRKPYSKYINKSDFGDFYTYGSERDLDLDNTDFMVLDVPFCLIPLDIDEVYPLSQNESPKINDIDSIEFIENFISEFIEYYDQTLISSKIIDLLGIGLYNIHPDSDNVKFIKDDERKVKAIADYQFGNGVGEFLFEGNLKIEKSKKTGKIRHIYSNGTLIANMRASDSFFVLAKEGAKRLHSFKAFPENRVVVNKDSEPFAREGKSVFSKFVLDCDINIRSKDEVLIVNEDDELLAFGKALLNHNEIMDFSTGQAIKTRKGFGNIVS, encoded by the coding sequence ATTTTTGAAATTAAATATAAAGATAGTAGAGGGAGAGTTGGTTTGCTCAAAACAAAACATGGAACTGTTAAAACTCCTGCTTTAATGCCAGTTATTCATCCAAAAAAACAAAAAATTGATGTTAAAAAGTTTGATACAGAAATTGTAATTACAAATGCTTATTTAGTATATAAAGACGAAGAATTAAGAGAAAAAGCTTTATCTGAAGGGATTCATAAACTAATTAACTTTGATGGTCCTGTCATGACTGATTCTGGTTCATTTCAGCTTTCGGTTTATGGAGATGTTGATATAAGTAATAAAGAAGTTATTGAGTTTCAAGAAGCTATTAAAACAGATATTGGCACTTCTCTTGATATTCCAACTGCTCCTTATGAAACAATAGAAAAAACTAAAGAAGATTTAAAAATAACTCTAGAGAGAGCTAAAGAAGCTGTTGAATATAAAGAAGCTAAAAATATGGAGATGCTTTTAAATTCAGTTGTTCAAGGTTCAACTTATCCTGAACTTAGATCCTATTGTGCAGATGAACTTTCAAAGTTAAATGCAGATTTATATCCTATAGGTGCGGTTGTACCTTTAATGGAGAATTACAAGTATAGAGATTTAGTGGATGTTGTTATGTCTTCTGTATCTCACCTTCCAGATTCTACTCCTCGTCATCTTATGGGTGCAGGTCATCCAATGCTTTTTGCATTAGCTGTAGCTATGGGTTGTGATTTATTTGATTCTGCAGCTTATATTTTATATGCTGAAGATGATAGGTTTTTAACCACACGTGGAACTTATAAACTTGAAAATTTGCAAGAAATGCCATGTTCATGTGAAATTTGTAATAACTATACTCCTGATGATTTGAGGGCTATGGAAAAAGAAGAGAGAACAAAACTCATAGCTGAACATAATTTAAATGTTAGTTTTGCAGAATTAAGAGTTGTTAGACAAGCTATCATTGATGGAGATTTGATGGAGTTAGTTGAAGAACGATGTAGAGTTCATCCAATGCTTTTAGATGCTTGTAGACAGTTAGATAAATATACTGATGATTTAGAAATTTATGATCCAAGGATTAAAAAATCTGCATTTTTTTATACAGGTTCTGAATCTTTAAGACGACCTGAAGTTACAAGACACTTAAATAAACTTAAAAATATGGATAAAAAGAGAGATTTGGTTATTTTGCCTAAATCTAGAAAACCATACTCAAAATATATTAATAAATCTGATTTTGGTGATTTTTATACTTATGGTAGTGAAAGAGATTTAGATTTAGATAACACTGATTTTATGGTTTTAGATGTTCCATTCTGTCTTATACCTTTAGACATTGATGAAGTTTATCCTTTGTCTCAGAATGAATCTCCTAAAATAAATGATATTGATTCTATAGAGTTTATAGAGAATTTTATTTCTGAATTTATAGAGTATTATGATCAAACATTGATTAGTTCTAAAATAATTGACCTCTTAGGTATTGGTCTTTATAATATTCATCCTGATTCAGATAATGTAAAATTTATAAAGGATGATGAAAGAAAGGTTAAAGCTATAGCTGATTATCAATTTGGTAATGGTGTAGGGGAATTTCTCTTTGAAGGGAATCTTAAAATCGAGAAAAGTAAAAAGACTGGAAAGATTAGACATATTTATTCTAACGGCACCCTTATAGCTAATATGAGAGCTTCTGATTCGTTTTTTGTTTTAGCTAAAGAAGGAGCAAAAAGATTACATAGTTTTAAAGCGTTTCCTGAAAATAGGGTCGTTGTAAATAAAGATTCAGAACCTTTTGCTCGTGAAGGTAAAAGTGTTTTCTCTAAATTTGTACTTGATTGTGATATTAATATTAGATCTAAAGATGAAGTTTTAATAGTTAATGAAGATGATGAATTATTAGCTTTTGGTAAGGCTTTATTAAATCATAATGAGATAATGGATTTTAGTACAGGTCAAGCTATAAAAACAAGAAAAGGATTTGGAAATATAGTTTCATAA
- a CDS encoding right-handed parallel beta-helix repeat-containing protein — protein MATTVEITNTTEGGIKNTIDANDIIKLSGGKYTGENNTGIQIAKSKNITITSNDTNNKAIIDGSNITSFISNKGDLTLINLILQNFNGNNGGAIYNEGNLIIINCTFLNNYATNGASIYNQDGSQTISNSNFINNTASYGGGAIYHYRGIQDINNSNFRYNTGFHGGAIIYIYGNQIINNSNFTNNTASYGGAIFNHYSNQTITNSNFINNTATEGGGAFIQIGFVQTIINSNFTNNSANYGGAIYKFGGNQFLINSKFKNNTANSYGSAIYNQEDKFDIINSYFENSKKAYNLLIYSDVPLTIINNTIYNINNHGIFINNSNNSSDISNNHFYIDYNENNSKIRNISINGTIFNNFFTIIIKGNDNNITGITEAKTTNSNYYKLEIIGNNNQIIKNELNGYIINKGQYTIIKNNNLYNNKNKDKNSNFIIENRCIIENQGNKAIISYNKLTLTDNQNGIINNGSNNQISNNIINGGFIAINSKGNNNQISYNNINKANTGIKVSDKSKILNNKISNSRYGIVNKASNSLINKNQLNNTQYGIYSNGINNQLIGNIITQNKNGITIKGNENNIKSNNIKYSKKGISVNGNNNKIIYNNLNSNNNQIVSNGSKNFIYNNKIVKGNLAIKVNGNKNKILSNNIKKPKNYGINLKGNSNTIQSNKITGNSIQKGYGVYTYKSKNNILRKNSISKHKYGLNILKQSPKNKIISNKIEKNYYGLIVNKSQKISKKQISKNKIKQNKVNFKIIK, from the coding sequence ATGGCAACTACAGTTGAAATTACAAATACCACTGAAGGGGGTATTAAAAATACTATAGATGCTAATGATATAATTAAATTAAGTGGTGGAAAATACACAGGTGAAAATAACACAGGAATCCAAATAGCCAAAAGTAAAAATATTACTATAACAAGTAATGATACTAATAATAAAGCAATTATTGATGGTTCAAATATAACTAGTTTTATAAGTAATAAGGGAGATTTAACACTAATCAATCTTATACTACAAAACTTTAATGGAAATAATGGTGGAGCAATATACAATGAGGGAAATCTAATTATAATAAACTGTACATTTTTAAATAATTATGCAACAAATGGAGCTTCTATTTATAATCAAGATGGCAGTCAAACTATAAGTAACTCTAACTTTATTAATAACACTGCAAGTTATGGAGGAGGGGCTATATATCACTATAGAGGTATTCAAGATATAAATAACTCTAATTTCAGATATAATACTGGATTTCATGGAGGAGCTATCATTTATATCTATGGTAATCAAATTATAAACAATTCTAACTTTACAAATAACACTGCAAGTTATGGGGGAGCTATTTTTAACCATTATAGTAATCAAACTATAACCAATTCTAACTTCATAAATAATACTGCAACCGAAGGTGGAGGTGCTTTCATACAAATAGGTTTTGTTCAAACTATAATTAATTCTAATTTCACAAACAATAGTGCAAATTATGGAGGAGCTATATACAAATTTGGAGGGAATCAATTTTTAATCAATTCAAAGTTTAAAAACAACACTGCAAATAGTTATGGTAGTGCCATATACAATCAAGAAGACAAATTTGATATAATTAACTCATATTTTGAAAATTCCAAAAAAGCATACAATTTACTAATTTATTCCGATGTTCCTTTAACTATTATTAATAATACTATTTATAATATTAATAATCATGGAATTTTTATAAACAATAGTAATAATTCTAGTGATATTTCAAATAATCATTTTTATATAGATTATAATGAAAATAACTCAAAAATTAGGAATATCTCAATTAATGGTACTATTTTTAACAATTTTTTTACAATCATTATAAAGGGTAATGATAATAACATAACCGGAATAACAGAAGCTAAAACTACTAATTCTAATTATTATAAACTTGAAATAATTGGAAACAATAATCAAATTATTAAAAATGAATTAAATGGTTATATAATCAATAAAGGACAATATACTATTATTAAAAATAATAATTTATATAACAACAAGAATAAAGATAAAAATAGTAATTTTATAATAGAAAATCGATGTATAATAGAAAATCAAGGCAATAAAGCTATTATTAGTTATAACAAATTAACTTTAACAGACAATCAAAATGGAATTATTAATAATGGTTCCAACAATCAAATAAGCAATAATATTATTAATGGTGGGTTTATAGCAATAAATAGCAAAGGTAATAACAATCAAATATCATATAACAATATTAACAAAGCCAATACCGGTATTAAAGTATCAGATAAATCCAAGATACTGAATAATAAAATAAGTAATAGTAGATATGGAATTGTTAATAAAGCATCCAATTCACTAATAAATAAAAATCAATTAAACAACACTCAATATGGAATATACAGTAATGGCATTAATAATCAATTAATAGGAAATATTATAACACAAAATAAAAATGGAATAACAATAAAAGGCAATGAAAATAATATTAAAAGTAATAATATTAAATACAGTAAAAAAGGAATAAGTGTTAATGGAAACAATAATAAAATAATTTATAATAATTTAAACAGTAATAACAATCAAATAGTATCAAATGGATCCAAAAACTTTATTTATAACAATAAAATTGTTAAAGGAAACCTTGCAATAAAAGTTAATGGAAATAAAAATAAAATATTAAGTAATAATATAAAAAAACCAAAGAACTATGGAATAAACTTAAAAGGAAATAGCAACACAATACAATCTAACAAAATCACAGGAAACTCAATACAAAAAGGTTATGGAGTATACACTTATAAAAGCAAAAACAATATTCTCAGAAAAAATTCAATATCAAAACATAAATATGGCCTAAATATTTTAAAACAATCCCCAAAGAATAAAATAATATCAAACAAAATAGAAAAAAATTATTATGGGTTAATAGTTAATAAAAGTCAAAAAATTTCAAAGAAACAAATTTCAAAGAATAAAATAAAACAAAACAAAGTAAATTTTAAAATAATTAAATAA
- a CDS encoding tetratricopeptide repeat protein → MNLNNDLTKEKLLKKLNYWYENARFEKVIDKVLEIPKEDRDYETTSYLIRAYNSVNKFQSAIRELNLIKDKGESDPFWHFRLGYAYLNIENFDDALKEFETAHKLDENNETIKNHFEALKINLFLGKNFLEDEKNT, encoded by the coding sequence ATGAATTTAAATAATGATCTAACAAAAGAAAAACTTTTGAAAAAACTTAACTATTGGTATGAAAATGCTCGTTTTGAAAAGGTAATAGATAAAGTATTAGAAATTCCTAAAGAAGATAGGGATTATGAAACAACTTCTTACTTAATAAGAGCATATAATAGTGTTAACAAATTCCAATCAGCTATTAGAGAACTTAATTTAATTAAAGATAAAGGTGAATCTGATCCTTTTTGGCACTTTAGATTAGGTTATGCTTATTTGAATATTGAAAATTTTGATGATGCTTTAAAAGAGTTTGAAACTGCTCATAAACTAGATGAAAATAATGAAACTATAAAAAATCATTTTGAAGCTCTTAAAATTAACCTATTTCTTGGTAAAAATTTCTTAGAAGATGAAAAGAATACTTAA
- a CDS encoding nascent polypeptide-associated complex protein, which translates to MIPGMNPKQMKQMERQMKKMGMEMKDLPDVKEVIIRFEDKELVIPDAEVNLMNVMGQETYQVTGTAVEVEIDAEIVIPDEDIEMVANQAGVSKVDAEEALISTNGDLAEAILKLSQ; encoded by the coding sequence ATGATACCTGGAATGAATCCAAAACAAATGAAGCAAATGGAAAGACAAATGAAAAAGATGGGAATGGAAATGAAAGACCTTCCTGATGTTAAAGAAGTTATCATTCGATTTGAAGATAAAGAACTTGTTATTCCTGATGCTGAAGTAAATCTTATGAATGTTATGGGTCAAGAAACCTATCAAGTTACTGGTACTGCTGTTGAAGTTGAAATAGATGCTGAAATTGTTATTCCTGATGAAGACATAGAGATGGTTGCAAATCAAGCTGGGGTAAGTAAAGTAGATGCTGAAGAGGCCCTAATATCTACTAATGGCGATTTAGCAGAAGCTATTTTAAAACTAAGTCAATAA
- a CDS encoding metallophosphoesterase family protein yields the protein MPDSNENSSNSETVIAHISDLHVSNNAFDDEIFLEVVNQINDLCPDMVIVTGDLTDHGYYSEFLKAKEYLSMIQFPLFAVPGNHDARNVGYEIFEELIGERSWVLTKDEDLTVIGMDSSGPDIDRGHIGRPQQLWMENELNKSLKNSNFSIVAMHHHVIPVPKTGRERNVLSDAGDILQSLIDHDVNMVICGHKHVPHLWRMENTLFVNAGSVSSIKLRGKDKNSYNTYHIRSDHIDVILNNINDEKIFLGKFNRI from the coding sequence ATGCCAGATTCAAATGAAAATTCTTCAAATTCTGAAACTGTAATAGCTCATATATCTGATTTGCATGTTAGCAATAATGCATTTGATGATGAGATATTCCTAGAGGTTGTAAATCAGATTAATGACTTATGTCCTGATATGGTGATTGTTACTGGAGATCTTACTGACCATGGATATTATTCTGAATTTTTAAAAGCTAAAGAATATCTTTCTATGATTCAATTTCCATTGTTTGCTGTTCCTGGAAATCATGATGCTCGTAATGTTGGATATGAAATTTTTGAAGAGTTAATTGGGGAACGTAGTTGGGTTTTAACTAAAGATGAAGATTTGACTGTAATTGGTATGGATAGTAGTGGACCAGATATTGATAGGGGGCATATTGGTAGACCTCAACAATTATGGATGGAAAATGAGTTAAATAAATCTTTGAAGAACTCTAATTTTTCTATTGTAGCTATGCACCATCATGTAATTCCAGTTCCAAAAACTGGAAGAGAAAGAAATGTTTTATCAGATGCAGGAGATATTTTACAGAGTCTTATAGATCATGATGTTAATATGGTTATCTGTGGACATAAGCATGTTCCTCACCTTTGGAGAATGGAAAATACATTATTTGTAAATGCAGGTTCAGTTTCATCTATTAAATTAAGAGGTAAGGATAAAAACTCTTATAATACTTATCATATTCGCTCTGATCATATCGACGTTATTTTAAACAATATCAATGATGAAAAAATATTTTTAGGAAAATTTAATAGAATATAA
- a CDS encoding NYN domain-containing protein: MKVIIDASNVAHFGKGNDSSPKLANILSAVKALEDKGYDFVIMADASLKHEIDDKEKYVHLLDEEAIEEVPAGNNADHFILELAEEENAKILSNDLFREFNDEFKDIQSRRLPFSFDGEKITIGESKKPKKDKNILQHICNDILLSIESKRWEVYKGKEGIEFSPLNIAKESIIRMDKSQQDGVGNKIEGLFSKLPMFDKVMDMVEDVETSAPYVIFVLVHPKDYKEAVKSAGNISVTIADRLRLDKRPLIAVRNDLFMKPGTFELNILYSDEVEEEAPFNVEIKINSHDEVFIKKNSRNIASTVAGRMGSWKFPFVAVKPDIILEKPGEFETYLDKNEKYGKKEDK; encoded by the coding sequence TTGAAAGTTATCATAGATGCATCTAATGTAGCCCATTTTGGTAAAGGAAATGATTCAAGTCCTAAGTTAGCTAATATTCTTTCTGCAGTGAAAGCATTAGAAGATAAAGGGTATGATTTTGTTATTATGGCTGATGCTTCTCTTAAACACGAAATTGATGATAAAGAAAAGTATGTTCATTTACTTGATGAAGAAGCTATTGAAGAAGTTCCAGCAGGTAACAATGCAGATCATTTTATTCTTGAGTTAGCTGAAGAAGAAAATGCAAAGATTCTCTCAAATGATCTTTTCAGAGAGTTTAATGATGAATTCAAAGATATACAAAGTAGGAGATTGCCATTTTCCTTTGATGGTGAAAAAATAACTATTGGAGAATCTAAAAAACCAAAAAAGGATAAAAATATTCTTCAGCATATATGTAATGATATTCTTTTATCTATTGAAAGTAAACGATGGGAAGTTTATAAAGGAAAGGAAGGAATTGAATTTAGCCCATTAAACATAGCTAAAGAGTCCATAATCCGAATGGATAAGTCTCAGCAAGATGGAGTAGGTAATAAAATTGAGGGCTTATTTTCTAAGCTTCCTATGTTTGATAAGGTTATGGATATGGTGGAAGATGTTGAAACATCGGCACCTTATGTTATTTTTGTTTTAGTTCATCCTAAGGATTATAAGGAAGCTGTTAAGAGTGCAGGTAATATTTCTGTTACTATTGCTGACAGGCTAAGACTCGATAAAAGGCCACTTATTGCTGTTAGAAATGATCTTTTCATGAAACCAGGTACATTTGAGCTTAATATTCTTTATTCTGATGAAGTTGAAGAGGAAGCTCCTTTTAACGTTGAAATTAAAATTAATTCTCATGATGAGGTTTTTATAAAGAAAAATTCTCGAAACATAGCAAGTACTGTAGCTGGAAGAATGGGATCTTGGAAATTTCCGTTTGTTGCTGTTAAACCAGATATTATTTTAGAAAAACCTGGGGAATTTGAGACTTATTTGGATAAAAATGAGAAATATGGGAAAAAGGAAGATAAATAA
- the argJ gene encoding bifunctional ornithine acetyltransferase/N-acetylglutamate synthase, producing the protein MITKKDIHKDFTEKIKVIDGGICAVSKVEVAGVRDGKYGVSIIVCKNSDVVGVFTSNKVIAAPVEYTKNTIENGKLSAIIANSGNANCFTGDQGVFDCETTVEIVSKIFEIPKTEIAIASTGVIGRKMPMDIILRLINQTSEVLENSNNASINAAKAIMTTDTVYKQASVEVTLENNQKVKIGGICKGTGMIAPNMGTMLCFIATDAIADQKTLKESLKKAVDDSFNMVIVDGDESTNDTVLLFANGESKNSILVNKVNDSNIDKNFQEGLNVLCKDLAKQMAKDGEGATKFIEVEVRGAKSKSDAQIASKSVVKSPLVKSAVFGGDPNWGRIVAAVGYSGAHIDPDDITIAISSNDNLVDLVLDGEILAFEGTDNLENAESIMKEKSIKIIIDLKNGKYNAIAYGCDLTYDYVKINAEYTT; encoded by the coding sequence ATGATAACAAAAAAAGATATACATAAGGATTTTACAGAAAAAATAAAGGTAATAGATGGAGGAATATGTGCTGTTTCTAAAGTTGAGGTAGCTGGTGTTCGAGATGGAAAATATGGTGTTTCTATCATAGTCTGTAAAAATTCTGATGTTGTGGGTGTTTTTACTTCTAACAAAGTTATTGCAGCCCCTGTTGAATACACTAAGAATACAATTGAAAATGGAAAGTTGTCTGCAATTATAGCTAATAGTGGAAATGCTAATTGTTTTACAGGTGATCAAGGAGTATTTGACTGTGAAACTACTGTTGAAATTGTTTCAAAAATTTTTGAAATTCCTAAAACTGAAATTGCAATTGCTTCAACTGGTGTAATTGGTCGAAAAATGCCAATGGATATTATCCTTCGATTAATTAACCAAACTAGCGAAGTTCTTGAAAATTCAAATAATGCTTCTATAAATGCTGCAAAAGCAATAATGACAACTGATACTGTTTATAAACAAGCATCTGTTGAAGTTACATTAGAAAATAATCAAAAAGTTAAAATTGGTGGAATTTGTAAAGGTACTGGTATGATTGCTCCAAATATGGGGACAATGTTATGCTTTATAGCTACAGATGCTATTGCTGATCAGAAAACCTTAAAAGAATCTTTAAAAAAAGCAGTTGATGATAGTTTTAATATGGTTATTGTTGATGGAGATGAAAGTACTAATGATACAGTTCTTTTATTTGCAAATGGAGAATCTAAAAATAGTATTTTAGTAAATAAAGTAAATGATTCAAATATAGATAAAAATTTTCAAGAAGGATTAAATGTTCTTTGTAAAGATTTAGCTAAACAGATGGCAAAAGATGGTGAAGGTGCAACTAAATTTATTGAAGTGGAAGTTAGAGGAGCTAAATCAAAATCTGATGCTCAAATAGCATCTAAATCAGTTGTTAAATCACCACTTGTTAAAAGTGCAGTTTTTGGTGGAGATCCTAATTGGGGTAGAATTGTTGCTGCTGTAGGATATTCTGGAGCTCACATAGATCCTGATGATATTACTATTGCAATATCTTCCAATGATAATCTTGTTGACTTGGTACTTGATGGTGAAATTTTAGCTTTTGAAGGAACAGATAATCTTGAGAATGCAGAGTCGATTATGAAGGAAAAATCAATAAAAATTATCATTGATTTAAAGAATGGAAAATATAATGCTATAGCTTATGGCTGTGATTTAACTTATGATTATGTTAAAATTAATGCAGAGTATACTACTTGA